TTTCGAACTGATCTCGATTATCACACAAACACTGTTTAAAACCGGTCTCAATTCTTCCTCGTTCTTTCTTACCTCGCAGCGTAAAACGTTCTCCACATTGCTTGCATCTGATTTTAATTTTGATTCTCATCACGCTTATCCCCGTTTCTATTGGTCTTCCCCGGGAATTTTTATTTTATTGCAACAAAAAACACACCGGGGCATCAGGCGCAGGTTGCGCTCCATGTCCACCAGTGTGTCCGTATTTTTATAATTTAATCTCTTCCTCACGCTTCACAAAACGAAAAGGAGAACGATTGTTGGCCCTTGTAATTTTGCCCATCGCACCGTACCATAATCCCGCCATCAATGGCGCAATGAACCATAACCAATGATTCACCATGGTATTCATAATGACATCATAAAGCGCATGCCAGAAGAACGGTAGAACCAGTGAGAGCATAAGAAACCAACGTTTTTTCTTGCCATCCGAAAACTTGGCCCGCCCCATGTAATAACCCATAATTACTGCAAACATGGCGTGACCTGATACAGGAAGCAATGCACGAATGAACATAGCTGAGACGGAAGCATTCCCCGCAAAGGCATACAACACATTCTCAACTGTAGCAAATCCGAGTGAAACAGCAACGGAGTATAGAATCCCATCATAAGGCTCGTCAAATTCGGTATGGTTATAAATAATATGGTATATCACAAACCATTTGACGAACTCTTCAACCCCACCTGAAATCAGGATGGATTCAACATAAGGATTATCTCCAAGCCAGATCATCATGCCACGCTGAATAATCATCACAGGCAGTACCATCAGAATCCCCATGAGAAAGACTCGAAATACCATGTGAAGAGGTTCAGAGTCATAACGGTCTTTCAGATAAAAGTATGTTAACAAGGCGAGACCCGGAGCTACTGCTGCCGCTAAAACCGAAAACAAAAGCACCGAAATTCCCTCCTCTGACTAAAGACGCGATTACAACTAGAGCTTACTCCTGACGCTTGAAGTGGGTGCAAATAACCTCAACCGCTTGT
This window of the Paenibacillus marchantiae genome carries:
- the prsW gene encoding glutamic-type intramembrane protease PrsW, whose protein sequence is MLLFSVLAAAVAPGLALLTYFYLKDRYDSEPLHMVFRVFLMGILMVLPVMIIQRGMMIWLGDNPYVESILISGGVEEFVKWFVIYHIIYNHTEFDEPYDGILYSVAVSLGFATVENVLYAFAGNASVSAMFIRALLPVSGHAMFAVIMGYYMGRAKFSDGKKKRWFLMLSLVLPFFWHALYDVIMNTMVNHWLWFIAPLMAGLWYGAMGKITRANNRSPFRFVKREEEIKL